From Desulfuromonas sp.:
ATTTTGCTTTAATTTCAAACAGTCACGTCAATATTTCTACGATTTTGCACAGGAGGTCAGGATGAGAAAAATCATCATGGTGGTTTTGTTCACCCTGTTGTTCCAGCTTCAGGGAGCGGCCGAGGCCAGCAAGCAACAACCGGGAGTCGGGGTTACGGTCCAACCGGCCCGCGCCACATGGAATACCGGCTATTTCCAGGAAGTCCTGGTGCGCAAGGCTTTGCAGGAACTCGGCTACTCGGTCAAAAAACCAAAAGAGCTTCAAAATCCGCTCTTCTACCAGTCACTGGCCCTCGGCGATGTCGACTACTGGGTCAACGGCTGGTTCCCGATGCATAACGAACAGATGCCGACCAATTTCTATGAAAAAGGAGAGGTTCTCGGCTACATCGCCAAGGCTGGTGGTCTGCAGGGGTACCTGGTCTCGAAAAAAGAGGTCGAAAAATTCGGGATCACCTCCCTCGACGACTTCAAGCGCCCGGAGGTCAAACAGGCTTTCGATCAAACCGGCGACGGCAAGGCCGACCTGGTCGCCTGCCCTCCCGGCTGGGGCTGCGAAAACACCATTACCCATCATTTGAAAGTTTACGACCTGAATGATCATATCAACCCGATCAAGGCCGGTTATACGGCGAGCATGGCCGATGCCCTGGCGAAATACAAGAACGGCAAGCCGGTCTTTTTCTATACCTGGGCTCCGAACTGGACCATCTTCAAGCTCAAGCCCGGCAAGGATGTCATGTGGATCAATGTTCCGGAAATAAAGGCCCGGCCGGTCGAGATGGAAGCGGTCGACCGGATGACGGGAACCGGCATCAAAGGAGCGGTGAGTGATCCGATCAAGCTCGGTTTTGTCATTGCCGATATCCGTGCCGTCGCCAACCGTGCCTTTCTTGATAAGAATCCGGTGATTCGAAAATTCCTCGAGCTGTTCTCGCTGCCGCTGGAAGACATCAACGAACAGAACACCCGGATGCATGAAGGCGAAAAGTCGGCAAAGGATATCGAAAAACACGCCGATGAGTGGATTGCGAAAAACCGGACGACCTGGGATTCGTGGCTGGCTGAAGCGCGAAAAGCAGCGAAGTAAATCAGAAAGAGGTCGGAAATCCGACCCCTTTCTGATCGAAACTCTATCGAAGAGACTCAGCCCTGATCCTCATCCTCTTCGGCAAAAAGTCCAAGCTGCTCAAAGTTCCGCTTTTCAATTTTGAACGGATAAGGCTGGAAACGGGGGCAGTCGACCAACAGGGC
This genomic window contains:
- a CDS encoding proline/glycine betaine ABC transporter substrate-binding protein ProX gives rise to the protein MRKIIMVVLFTLLFQLQGAAEASKQQPGVGVTVQPARATWNTGYFQEVLVRKALQELGYSVKKPKELQNPLFYQSLALGDVDYWVNGWFPMHNEQMPTNFYEKGEVLGYIAKAGGLQGYLVSKKEVEKFGITSLDDFKRPEVKQAFDQTGDGKADLVACPPGWGCENTITHHLKVYDLNDHINPIKAGYTASMADALAKYKNGKPVFFYTWAPNWTIFKLKPGKDVMWINVPEIKARPVEMEAVDRMTGTGIKGAVSDPIKLGFVIADIRAVANRAFLDKNPVIRKFLELFSLPLEDINEQNTRMHEGEKSAKDIEKHADEWIAKNRTTWDSWLAEARKAAK